One genomic segment of Sander lucioperca isolate FBNREF2018 chromosome 10, SLUC_FBN_1.2, whole genome shotgun sequence includes these proteins:
- the LOC116042387 gene encoding oocyte zinc finger protein XlCOF6 translates to MKIKSAKKSLLSKAKRGGKQHDVVRVKAESELELQGEAEEAYTNRGGLNIQIKEEPHSQEISEEHNVDSSSCLDTKPETVASRSAVHHQQGPIKDECDSDLQPEYDFTEAAVKEESELWVKEERDSWIKEERDREQEASGNIQEENGEEVGTESSSDVYPCPHCTVSFTDLDFLEKHVKWVHQKQYLAKLKNCLSSRTLNLIPKHTCTVCSSTFKSKVHLRVHVREAHPSAPPRRLYPCPTCARSFQYLKNLKNHCQRWHTMSVVTRGGHLSCADCGKSFKATWGQGPHLCHEPPNTESEDKPICLDIGVQCPECGKKMGTPQSLEDHMRTHTGDRPFVCKDCGRRFVERSGWRQHMKIHTGEKTYKCQVCEKAFLRSHHLKCHLTTHSGKKEYSCSECGKEFGFKSSLDLHMRTHSSEKPFHCNVCGKNFNTNRNLRVHTKLHTNEKAHQCGDCGLKIGDLGALKIHLRTHTGERPYHCTVCGNRFIRLAHLRNHQRTHTGERPYKCTECDKSFTQSGDLVKHKRIHSGEKPFECPDCHNRYTSSGDLGKHRRSHTNLRPYTCQECGKSFRLSGHLKTHMLTHTGEKPYSCPNCLRRFARSHHLSGHVAKCR, encoded by the exons ATGAAGATTAAATCTGCCAAGAAGTCTTTGCTAAGCAAAGCAAAGAGAGGAGGGAAACAACACGATGTGGTCAGAGTTAAAGCTGAATCTGAATTAGAGCTGCAGGGTGAAGCAGAGGAAGCGTACACTAATAGAGGTGGTCTTAACATCCAAATCAAGGAGGAACCACATTCACAGGAGATTAGTGAGGAGCACAATGTAGACTCCTCAAGTTGTTTAGACACTAAGCCTGAGACTGTGGCATCCAGGTCAGCTGTTCACCATCAACAGGGACCCATAAAGGACGAGTGTGACTCTGACCTTCAGCCAGAATATGATTTTACTGAAGCTGCTGTCAAGGAGGAGTCCGAGTTGTGGGttaaagaagagagagacagttgGATTAAAGAAGAGAGAGACCGTGAGCAGGAGGCATCAGGCAACATCCAGGAAGAAAATGGAGAAGAGGTCGGCACAG AGTCATCGTCTGATGTCTATCCATGTCCTCACTGCACCGTCTCATTTACTGACTTGGACTTCTTGGAGAAACATGTCAAATGGGTCCATCAGAAACAGTATCTTGCCAAGCTGAAAAATTGCCTCTCAAGCCGCACACTTAACCTCatccctaaacacacctgcactgTCTGCAGCAGCACATTTAAATCTAAAGTACACCTTAGAGTCCATGTACGTGAAGCCCACCCTTCTGCCCCTCCCCGCAGGCTTTATCCCTGTCCAACCTGTGCACGCAGCTTCCAGTACCTGAAGAATCTGAAGAATCACTGTCAGCGCTGGCACACCATGTCTGTAGTTACCAGAGGAGGGCATCTCAGCTGCGCTGACTGTGGGAAGAGTTTCAAAGCTACCTGGGGTCAAGGGCCTCATTTGTGTCATGAACCGCCTAACACCGAATCTGAGGATAAGCCAATCTGTCTGGACATTGGTGTGCAGTGTCCAGAATGTGGCAAGAAGATGGGCACACCTCAAAGCCTGGAGGATCATATGCGCACCCACACAGGTGACCGACCGTTTGTCTGCAAGGATTGTGGCAGGAGATTCGTGGAGCGCAGCGGTTGGCGGCAACACATGAAAATACACACAGGGGAGAAGACATACAAATGTCAGGTGTGTGAGAAGGCCTTTTTAAGGTCCCACCACCTCAAGTGCCACTTAACCACACACTCTGGCAAGAAGGAATATTCTTGCTCTGAATGTGGAAAGGAGTTTGGCTTCAAGTCAAGTCTGGATCTCCACATGAGGACGCACTCCAGTGAGAAACCCTTCCACTGCAATGTGTGCGGGAAGAACTTTAACACAAATAGAAACTTGCGGGTTCACACCAAACTCCACACCAATGAAAAAGCTCACCAGTGTGGGGACTGTGGCCTGAAGATCGGAGATCTCGGGGCTTTGAAAATACATCTGCGGACCCACACTGGAGAAAGGCCTTACCACTGCACAGTCTGCGGCAATAGGTTCATTCGTCTTGCACATCTGCGAAACCACCAACGCACCCACACTGGTGAGAGACCCTACAAATGCACTGAATGCGACAAGAGTTTCACTCAGTCCGGTGACCTGGTGAAGCATAAGAGGATACACTCTGGGGAAAAGCCCTTTGAATGTCCAGACTGCCACAATCGTTACACTTCCTCTGGTGATCTTGGCAAGCACAGGAGGAGTCACACTAACCTGCGTCCCTACACGTGTCAAGAATGTGGAAAAAGCTTTCGCTTGTCAGGCCATTTGAAAACTCACATGTTAACTCACACGGGGGAGAAGCCATATTCCTGCCCCAACTGCCTCCGCCGGTTTGCTCGCTCTCACCATCTCTCTGGGCATGTGGCTAAATGTCGCTGA